The genomic interval AATTTGTGCGTTCGGATTGGTCGTGTCTCGCAATGTGAGAATCGACGCGGCTTGCCAACAATCGTCGGAGAGCAACGCATCGAGCAATGGTCGCTGCCGGACTTTCTGCACCGGAACCAACTCTTTCGGCGGTTGACCACCCGGAGCATTGAGCCAAATTTCCGTCGCGGCGGACGCTTGCCAATCGGAGCCTTCGGGCAACGCGGCGAAGCGTCCGTAAATCGGATCGGACACCGCCAACGATCCGCGTGCTCGCATCATCGCCGCAAGTTGAAATTGCACCTCCGGTTCGGCATACAACGCGGGAGCCAGTTGCCGCATCAATGCCGCCATGCGAATGGCTTGGTCGTGCCAATTCTTAACCGCACCGTTTCGCCAACTATCCGACTTTCCAGCACGGAGAGTGCCGGCTTGTGTCATCAGCTTGACCGGATCCGGACCGCGATCGACAGTGTAACCGATTTGATCAATCGGCGTCTGTTCGGATGCAATCAAAGCCTGCTCGATGCGGCTGCGGACATCGTACACATTCGTATTGATCGAGGTCGTACTCACTTGCGTCTCCCGAGCCCGTTGCCAAGCCGGTTCGCTTCCGCTCCAGAGTTGAAAGAGCCACCGCATCGCGTCGATGGCCGCCGGTTGATGCGGAAATCGTTCGACGAGTTCCAACGACGTCGCCTCGACCAAGTCCCACCGCGATTGTTGACGGTATTGATCGGCCAACCGCGTCAATTGCAAGGCGGCTTCCTGATCGGTCATGCCCCTTGTGATTTCCGAAAGTTGAGCAATCACCTGGGCAGCGTGTCGGGGGTCGTCCAACATGCGGGCGGCGTAGGCTTGGAAGTTGCGTTGTTTCTTGAACAGTTCTTCGCGACGCATATCTTCACTGGGATCGACCAACTTCAACGACCGCCGCGACGCCGACCCGGGAGCGATGTCCAACCCGGCAAAGAAATCGCCACCGTGGGGTTCCTGGTTGCTGAGTCCATCATTGAGTAGCAACCGATACGGCTCCCGTTGCTCAGCGTGATGTTGAATTGGCATCAATCGAGCCTGTGCCGCCACCGCCGCGGTATGAGCCGACGTTCCCAATTGCGGCAAGTACGCATGCGGATCGAGTTCCACATCACCGACGCTGCCACTGGGTTGCCGAAAGAACAATCGCCGGACTTGATGCTGCGATACACCCGCCAAATCTTGTTGGGACGGATAACGTGTCGGGTCGGCTGCCTGCGTGATCGCTTGTTGAATGGCATCGAACAACAACCGTCCCACTGCGTCATCCTCACCAGACATATCCACGATGACGACATCCGGTTGCCAAGTTCGCAAACTCAACACCAACGAACCGAGAAACACATCGGGAAACTTTCCTTCCGCTCGATTGTTCCAATCCGCGATGAGTCGCGTCATTTGGGCTTCCAGTTCCGGAACGGCAAGCGGAAAACGCCAACCGGTTTCTACCGTGTTTGCTCCGACGGCCGTGACGGCATCGGTTGTGCGGAGATCAAAATCGATCCGTGATTCTCCATCGGTCCCCACATCATCTCTGGCCGGAAGATGGACAACGCTTCGATACCCCTGCTCCGCCGCGAGCGTTGTCAGCAACGGAAAGGAAATCCGCTCCGGTCGCGGCACCAACGTGAGCACCGCTGCCCGGCGATTGGCCCCACGAACCGGCACCCAATTTTTGCCGCCATCCCCGGTTGCGAGCATCATGCCCAGATCACCGATCGCCCAGCCGAAGTTGTCGTCAACAAATTCCAGATCGTGAATCGGCACGGTTTGCCCGGTCGGTTGTTTTTGCCAACTCGCACCGCCGTCCGGAGAATGCCACACCACGCCCCCCGGTCGCCCGGCAATCCAGACCTTCGCACCGCGAACAGCGACGGCATGGAAATCGAGACAGTCCCGCACTTCACGCGGCAACGACTTCGTCGGCGGTCCCCAAGAAACCCCACCATTGTCGGTTGTCCGAACCAATCCACCGTCGCCGACCAACCAGCCGGTGTTCTCGGGCGTGAGTCGAACTTGACGCACCGTCCGCAGGCCCAGGTTCCCGACCTGAGTGGCAAGAAGTCGGTCCCCGCCCACCAACGAAACTTGCCCACGCATCCCGGCGACAATGCCGATCTCGGGTTGCAAGAATTCCGCCGCCCGCCAACCAGGACGCGATTCCCCCGACATCGGTTGCCAAGATTCTCCACCGTCCTGTGTGGTCAGGATTCCGGTCGGGCATTTGCTGGTCGCTTCGCCAACCGCGATGCCGTCTTGCAAGCTGAAGAACCGCACGTATTGAAAGTTCGGCCAACCGTCCCGTTCGTGAACCTGCCAAGACGCTCCACCGTCGTTCGTCGCGAGAATCACACCGAAACTCTGCCGAGTGTGCGGACGAAATCCGCCACCGGCGATCCACCCGACACGGTCGGTCAGGAAACACACGCTTCGAAAATTCGCCCGCACCGGAGCCGACACCAATGACCAGAACCGTCCACCGTCGGATGTCTGCCAAATCGTGCTCTGATCGCCGACGCACCAGCCGATCTTCGAGCCCACAAATTGCACGTCCCGCAGTGCGGCGTCGTCTTGCAACGGACTCGCCCCGCGACTGGCACCAAACACCGGCGGAGCCGCCTGCGTTTCCAGTGTGAGGAAATATCCCACCAAGACGAGCGTGAGCAAGGAAATCATTCGGGACATCGGTGCGACTCCATTCGCATCCTGAGGCATTGAATCATCGAGATGTTACGTGGTTCGGGAAATCTGGGAAAGAGGAATCCGCTGCGGTCGCGGCAAGCCAAGAATCGAACGAGTGCGATTTCGCCGATGCCATCCGATTTCTTTTCACATTGGATGTCCGATCAGATTCTTCTTTACGAACGCGAGTGCAAACGAGATTCATCTGATGAGGCTTCGATGAATGTCTACCACCACACGCCCGATCCAGCTACAATCACGACGCTCACAAAATTGCAATTTAGGGAAACACAATGCTTTTGCGAACGTTAATGGTTGTTGCTGTTGCGGTGGGATGTTTCGCTCAACTCGGTTGTGCCAAGCCGGATTCTCGGCAAACGGCAGACAACGCCGATCCCGCGAGCCGCACCACGCCCTCGCGATTAGGTCCTGACGGCCCCGATGCCCAAAAAGAGTTCACCAAGACCCCCACCGGGCTGAAATACCGCGTGCTCCGCAAAGGCGATGGACGCACACCAACCGCACAAGACACCGTCCTCGCCGACTACAAAGGGTGGCTCGACGATGGCACCGTCTTCGACAGTTCCTACCGACGCGCCGAACCAATTGCGTTCCCGTTGAGCGGAGTCGTCAAAGGTTGGACGGAAGGTCTGCAACACGTTCGTGAAGGCGGCAAGATCGAATTGGAAATCCCCTCCGAACTTGGTTACGGAGCCGATCCTCCTCCGGGAATCCCACCAAACGCCACGCTGCACTTCATCGTCGAACTCCGTGAAGTGAAGTAACAGCACGACATCTCGCGGCCGCCGATCGGTGCCACCGCCCTCCACCGAAACCGATGGCAATGGATCGAGGAAGAGACAATGTCCGACGTTTCACAGTGGATTCAAGCGTTATCAAGTGACGATGTCACCACGCGCCGCTCGGCTGCCAAGCAACTCGCCCAAAATGGGCCGGATGCCCAAGCCGCCGCCGTACCGCTGGTGCGATGTGCAGGGGATGACGACGAACAAGTACGGGAATGGGCCGTTGGTGCTCTCGAAGAACTCGGCCCGCCCCCGGCAGACGAAATCTCATCTCTCGAACAACTCGCAACGGACGCCAACTCCGATATCGCATGGTGGTCGGTCACACTGCTCGGACGCCTCAAAAACACCGCCGCCCCCGCCGTGCCGACTCTGGTGCAGGTTTTGAAAACTTCTGACGCCACCAACGTCCAAGAACGCACCGTCTGGGCTCTCGATCAAATCAGCATCGTCACCGAAGACGTGCTCGCCGCCCTCGAAGTCGCGGCAAAATCGCCATCACCACGCCTCTCTAGACTAGCTATCCGCACACAACAACGGCTGAACCCCTAAAACAGCCAACCGCAACTCCGCAACCCCCGTCTGCCACCCCAAATCCCCGTCAAGCCACCGCCAGTCTCCCCCACCCATCAAACCGCGCATGAAAAAACCCCGGTAAAACCA from Thalassoroseus pseudoceratinae carries:
- a CDS encoding YCF48-related protein gives rise to the protein MSRMISLLTLVLVGYFLTLETQAAPPVFGASRGASPLQDDAALRDVQFVGSKIGWCVGDQSTIWQTSDGGRFWSLVSAPVRANFRSVCFLTDRVGWIAGGGFRPHTRQSFGVILATNDGGASWQVHERDGWPNFQYVRFFSLQDGIAVGEATSKCPTGILTTQDGGESWQPMSGESRPGWRAAEFLQPEIGIVAGMRGQVSLVGGDRLLATQVGNLGLRTVRQVRLTPENTGWLVGDGGLVRTTDNGGVSWGPPTKSLPREVRDCLDFHAVAVRGAKVWIAGRPGGVVWHSPDGGASWQKQPTGQTVPIHDLEFVDDNFGWAIGDLGMMLATGDGGKNWVPVRGANRRAAVLTLVPRPERISFPLLTTLAAEQGYRSVVHLPARDDVGTDGESRIDFDLRTTDAVTAVGANTVETGWRFPLAVPELEAQMTRLIADWNNRAEGKFPDVFLGSLVLSLRTWQPDVVIVDMSGEDDAVGRLLFDAIQQAITQAADPTRYPSQQDLAGVSQHQVRRLFFRQPSGSVGDVELDPHAYLPQLGTSAHTAAVAAQARLMPIQHHAEQREPYRLLLNDGLSNQEPHGGDFFAGLDIAPGSASRRSLKLVDPSEDMRREELFKKQRNFQAYAARMLDDPRHAAQVIAQLSEITRGMTDQEAALQLTRLADQYRQQSRWDLVEATSLELVERFPHQPAAIDAMRWLFQLWSGSEPAWQRARETQVSTTSINTNVYDVRSRIEQALIASEQTPIDQIGYTVDRGPDPVKLMTQAGTLRAGKSDSWRNGAVKNWHDQAIRMAALMRQLAPALYAEPEVQFQLAAMMRARGSLAVSDPIYGRFAALPEGSDWQASAATEIWLNAPGGQPPKELVPVQKVRQRPLLDALLSDDCWQAASILTLRDTTNPNAQIPHGGAAFAMLAYDTEFLYIAASIPKVTELEYDSVQLAGREHDADLSGHDRIRLMIDTDRDYATWYTMEVDQRGWTRDACWDDQGFNPKWHVAAEADEKHWRIECAIPLTELLPKPPQPGQTWSVGIDRIIPGVGLQSWTLPAGETPKPHAFGLVQFQ
- a CDS encoding FKBP-type peptidyl-prolyl cis-trans isomerase — protein: MLLRTLMVVAVAVGCFAQLGCAKPDSRQTADNADPASRTTPSRLGPDGPDAQKEFTKTPTGLKYRVLRKGDGRTPTAQDTVLADYKGWLDDGTVFDSSYRRAEPIAFPLSGVVKGWTEGLQHVREGGKIELEIPSELGYGADPPPGIPPNATLHFIVELREVK
- a CDS encoding HEAT repeat domain-containing protein, whose protein sequence is MSDVSQWIQALSSDDVTTRRSAAKQLAQNGPDAQAAAVPLVRCAGDDDEQVREWAVGALEELGPPPADEISSLEQLATDANSDIAWWSVTLLGRLKNTAAPAVPTLVQVLKTSDATNVQERTVWALDQISIVTEDVLAALEVAAKSPSPRLSRLAIRTQQRLNP